In Polyangia bacterium, one genomic interval encodes:
- a CDS encoding alpha/beta hydrolase-fold protein, which yields MTRWFGAGTLALCALVGLGCGSGTVGGAVTGTGGSNATGSGGSQVSGGSGGSGNGGATGTGSGGSVAPTDDGGITDTGVAETARPPAGDGGYTSSAGDPGTDGDGMRTINPPYKTAPEFKRGAGVPAGKNFSFTMGPGTIFPKFTDKTSRKIAVYVPSQYKKGTPAAVMVFQDGTDFYSFDSLIPPVLDNLISKGSIPPLVAVFVGNGGGDAVGSERGLEYDTVSGLYAQFIDTEVLPKVEMETAMQMPDQAVTFTHDPEGRGTMGGSSGGAASFSMAWWHPDLFRRVITFSGTYVDQVPSSSPFPHGCWSYHDYDPYVAAGPNGQIVAHCESATDFAKGSSNPGTCDKPLTEVTCTAAAGCQWNTVNNKPIRIWHESGSQDLQAGDGPSSHRDFDLANQRMAASFQKRGYHYHYDHAIGAGHVDFGVWQQTLPEGLTWLWRDYKPSM from the coding sequence ATGACACGTTGGTTTGGTGCCGGGACCTTGGCCCTTTGCGCGCTGGTCGGGCTCGGCTGCGGCAGCGGCACCGTCGGCGGAGCCGTCACCGGCACCGGTGGCAGCAACGCCACCGGCAGCGGCGGCAGCCAGGTGAGCGGTGGCTCCGGAGGCAGCGGCAACGGCGGCGCGACCGGCACCGGCAGCGGCGGCTCCGTCGCCCCGACCGACGATGGCGGCATCACCGACACAGGCGTGGCGGAAACCGCCCGGCCACCCGCGGGCGACGGCGGTTACACCTCCAGCGCGGGCGATCCGGGCACCGACGGCGACGGCATGCGCACGATAAACCCTCCATACAAGACCGCACCCGAGTTCAAACGCGGCGCCGGCGTCCCTGCCGGCAAGAACTTCAGCTTCACGATGGGGCCCGGAACGATCTTCCCGAAGTTCACAGACAAAACGTCGCGCAAGATCGCGGTGTACGTGCCGTCGCAATACAAAAAGGGAACGCCGGCGGCCGTGATGGTGTTTCAAGACGGCACCGACTTTTACAGTTTCGACAGCCTCATCCCGCCCGTGCTGGACAACCTGATCAGCAAAGGCAGTATACCGCCTCTCGTCGCGGTGTTCGTTGGCAACGGCGGCGGCGACGCCGTCGGCAGCGAACGCGGACTGGAGTACGACACCGTGTCCGGTCTTTACGCCCAGTTCATCGACACGGAGGTTCTTCCTAAAGTGGAGATGGAAACCGCCATGCAGATGCCCGATCAGGCGGTGACGTTCACGCATGATCCAGAAGGCCGCGGCACCATGGGCGGCAGCTCGGGCGGCGCGGCGTCGTTCTCGATGGCGTGGTGGCACCCGGATCTGTTCCGGCGCGTGATCACCTTCTCCGGCACGTACGTCGATCAGGTTCCGTCCAGCTCGCCGTTCCCGCACGGCTGCTGGAGCTATCACGACTATGACCCGTACGTGGCGGCCGGCCCCAACGGCCAGATCGTCGCCCACTGCGAGAGCGCCACCGACTTTGCCAAGGGCAGCAGCAACCCAGGCACCTGCGACAAGCCGCTGACCGAGGTGACGTGCACCGCGGCCGCCGGCTGCCAGTGGAACACCGTCAACAACAAACCGATCCGCATCTGGCACGAGTCGGGGTCGCAGGATCTGCAAGCGGGCGATGGCCCCAGCAGCCACCGCGATTTTGATCTGGCCAATCAGCGCATGGCCGCCTCGTTCCAGAAGCGCGGCTATCACTATCACTACGACCACGCCATCGGGGCCGGACATGTCGACTTCGGCGTCTGGCAGCAGACGCTGCCCGAAGGCCTGACCTGGCTGTGGCGCGACTATAAACCCTCGATGTGA
- a CDS encoding lectin-like protein, with the protein MAVGAAAGGCLDQTYLFVCHSADECTAGARAGVCEASGHCSFADNQCPSGRRYGAFAGAVANKCTACGNGVVEDGEECDDGNSATDDDCLPTCRFNVCGDGFVRKAVEECDDGNLTDGDQCNHNCLRCSGGDGHFSWPDNGHCYLRVDAPQTWNGAQQACTELDGYLVTYNSEVEQTTVRPALLTMIPGPHWIGLRDQTGTAYTWLTGEPVVMPMADFVSALPAGQCATNTGATGAWAAAACTTQAGFLCENPGWIIDPKHNHAYKAFFEQPSWAAAVQACTQLGAHLVSIGDREEQDFVSAQFFGTFWLGGQRTGTAPGDSWTWVTGEPFVFQTFADGEPDDTFRPTCLALGSDRRWHDRICDGSLRGPYGYICEVD; encoded by the coding sequence ATGGCCGTCGGCGCGGCCGCCGGCGGCTGCCTGGATCAGACGTACCTGTTCGTCTGCCACAGCGCGGACGAATGCACGGCGGGCGCGCGCGCCGGTGTCTGCGAGGCCAGCGGCCATTGCAGCTTCGCCGACAACCAGTGTCCATCCGGTCGCCGGTACGGTGCCTTCGCCGGCGCGGTCGCCAATAAGTGCACCGCGTGCGGCAACGGCGTGGTCGAAGACGGAGAAGAGTGCGACGACGGCAACAGCGCCACCGACGACGATTGCTTGCCCACCTGCCGCTTCAACGTCTGCGGCGACGGCTTCGTCCGCAAGGCCGTCGAGGAGTGCGACGACGGCAACCTGACTGACGGCGATCAGTGCAACCACAACTGCCTGCGCTGCTCTGGCGGCGACGGCCACTTTTCCTGGCCCGACAACGGCCATTGTTACCTGCGCGTCGATGCGCCGCAAACGTGGAATGGGGCTCAGCAGGCATGTACCGAACTTGACGGCTACCTGGTGACGTACAACTCGGAAGTCGAGCAAACCACCGTCCGTCCGGCGTTGCTGACCATGATTCCGGGGCCGCACTGGATCGGCCTGCGTGACCAGACCGGAACCGCGTACACCTGGCTGACCGGCGAGCCGGTGGTGATGCCCATGGCCGACTTTGTGTCGGCGTTGCCAGCCGGCCAGTGCGCCACCAACACCGGCGCCACGGGAGCGTGGGCGGCCGCCGCCTGCACGACGCAGGCGGGGTTTCTCTGCGAAAATCCCGGATGGATCATCGATCCCAAGCACAATCACGCGTACAAGGCGTTCTTCGAGCAACCTTCGTGGGCCGCTGCGGTCCAGGCCTGCACGCAGCTGGGCGCGCACCTGGTGAGCATCGGCGATCGCGAAGAACAGGATTTTGTCAGCGCGCAGTTTTTCGGCACGTTCTGGCTGGGTGGGCAACGCACGGGCACGGCGCCCGGCGACAGCTGGACCTGGGTGACCGGCGAGCCGTTCGTGTTTCAGACTTTCGCTGACGGTGAGCCCGACGACACCTTCCGGCCGACCTGTCTGGCCCTGGGCAGCGATCGACGCTGGCACGACCGTATCTGTGACGGTTCGTTGCGCGGGCCGTACGGCTATATCTGCGAAGTGGATTGA
- a CDS encoding serine/threonine-protein kinase: MGTRSRPATRLGKYQLIERLAVGGMAEIFLARAVGIEGFEKLVVCKCILPQRAADADFVRMFVDEARLAATLHHPNIVQVFDIGCERGLHFFTMEYVQGADVREILQAAGPKGGVPLEQAVTIALGVASGLHHAHEKTDGDGQPVGIVHRDISPSNVLVSFDGGVKIVDFGIAKAAAQGAHTQTGTTKGKVSCMSPEQCRGEAVDRRTDVFALGVLLYELTTGVRPFQGDTEYAIIRQIVDEDAAPPTVHRPDYPPALAAIVGRALHRARDQRYGTAQELQIDLEAFAQQHGLAVSSVELARYMHTLFEGKRPRRIDEVSERFLHQGLDGDGDAGEPTGESTAVPVRGMRRSTVAAAVLSLAVLAGGGYWLGSRSRVAPVVDRDRGAAAVLPSTTMTAAAPTPPAPVEAAVPTALAPAGVPHQLAAAVPSPPSAATRAPAAAHKRRARTKAAASARAAGRPIDLDAPFPR; the protein is encoded by the coding sequence GTGGGAACGCGGTCGCGCCCTGCCACGCGGCTGGGTAAGTACCAGCTAATCGAACGCCTGGCCGTGGGCGGGATGGCGGAGATCTTCCTTGCCCGCGCGGTGGGCATCGAAGGCTTCGAAAAACTGGTGGTGTGCAAGTGCATCCTGCCCCAGCGCGCCGCGGACGCCGATTTCGTGCGCATGTTCGTCGACGAAGCGCGGCTGGCGGCGACGCTGCACCACCCGAACATCGTCCAGGTCTTCGACATCGGCTGCGAGCGCGGCCTGCACTTTTTCACCATGGAATACGTGCAGGGCGCCGACGTGCGCGAGATCCTGCAGGCGGCGGGGCCAAAAGGCGGTGTGCCCCTGGAACAGGCGGTGACCATCGCGCTGGGCGTGGCGTCCGGCCTGCACCACGCGCACGAAAAGACCGACGGCGACGGCCAGCCGGTGGGGATCGTTCACCGCGACATTTCACCGTCGAACGTGCTGGTCAGCTTTGACGGCGGGGTGAAGATCGTCGACTTCGGCATCGCCAAGGCGGCGGCCCAGGGCGCGCACACGCAGACCGGCACCACCAAGGGCAAGGTGTCGTGCATGTCGCCGGAGCAGTGTCGCGGCGAAGCGGTCGATCGCCGCACCGACGTCTTCGCGCTGGGCGTCTTGCTTTACGAGCTGACCACCGGCGTGCGCCCGTTTCAGGGCGACACCGAATACGCCATCATCCGCCAGATCGTCGACGAGGACGCCGCGCCGCCCACCGTCCACCGTCCCGACTATCCACCGGCGTTGGCGGCCATCGTCGGACGCGCGCTGCACCGCGCCCGCGACCAGCGTTACGGCACCGCACAGGAACTGCAGATCGATCTCGAGGCGTTCGCCCAGCAGCATGGCCTGGCGGTGTCGTCGGTGGAACTTGCCCGGTACATGCACACGCTCTTCGAGGGCAAACGGCCGCGCCGCATCGACGAGGTGTCCGAACGATTTTTGCACCAGGGTCTGGACGGTGATGGCGACGCTGGCGAGCCGACGGGAGAGTCGACGGCGGTGCCAGTTCGCGGAATGCGCCGCTCGACCGTGGCCGCGGCGGTGTTGTCGCTGGCCGTGCTGGCTGGCGGCGGCTACTGGCTGGGATCGCGCAGTCGGGTGGCGCCGGTGGTTGATCGTGATCGGGGCGCCGCGGCCGTGCTGCCGTCGACGACCATGACGGCAGCCGCGCCCACTCCGCCGGCGCCGGTCGAAGCGGCGGTGCCGACCGCCCTGGCGCCCGCAGGCGTGCCACACCAGCTGGCGGCCGCTGTCCCTTCACCGCCGTCCGCAGCCACGCGCGCGCCGGCCGCCGCCCACAAACGCCGCGCGCGCACCAAGGCCGCCGCCAGTGCCCGCGCGGCCGGCCGCCCGATCGATCTCGATGCACCGTTCCCGCGCTAA